In Labeo rohita strain BAU-BD-2019 unplaced genomic scaffold, IGBB_LRoh.1.0 scaffold_796, whole genome shotgun sequence, one genomic interval encodes:
- the LOC127161997 gene encoding adhesion G-protein coupled receptor G2 isoform X1, translated as MTRKTVRAMTHMTLLLLLVMIFVENGQVDEKLNRKTYTQSVTTKKNTQPTTCSPPSCKVTIACCRKAKQSYVCNTISIMDYLTIDNDCTGIAQDKNILKHCESVENQNIQRSTHTLQPSNTKQSGINMKNCEESLQHHAMTVLNIDPTLANGHVEITAPKVSDEARTIQIWIPVEPFQNVSDGIVGIVTSNSIQQFITKNVSIMSEVIQIEVFGRDIANLTNPLIIHFSVNNYTNNSSKRYTYSCQYYDKQGNNTWKTDGCNTTQISDGVVECSCDHMTPFAVLLVEVNNIDGQQWEILSYISYVGCSLSAVFSAFSVLTFIFNRNARAEVSSSIHVSLSSALFLLNMSFMFSEWAATWTVKEVCVFTAVTIHYSLLCSFTWMAVEALHLYLLLGRVFNIYIKHYMVKLSLIGWGVPAVLVGCLLSIQQLTRPFYGYKNVTLSNSNATNLVCWITEPLILYGVNLCYFTIVFLFNTIVLITVSRQIFKLKKVDNKHKKIPVKDASTVLGFMCLLGTSWGLVFLGSGYTSYPILYVFCISNTMQGFSIFLWMCRTTRPEKQKAAHTKSLSSVDTFTTEKQKQ; from the exons ATGACTAGAAAAACAGTAAG AGCTATGACACATATGACACTTCTGCTACTTCTAGTCATGATATTTGTAGAAAATGGACAagtagatgaaaaacttaacaGAAAAACATATACGCAATCTGTGACCACGAAGAAAAACACACAACCTACCAcctgctcaccccctt CATGCAAAGTCACCATAGCATGTTGtagaaaagcaaaacaaagctaTGTTTGCAACACAATATCAATAATGGATTATTTAACAATTGATAATGACTGCACAGGAATCGCAcaagataaaaacattttgaaacacTGTGAAAG TGTGGAGAACCAAAACATACAAAGaagtacacacacactgcagccaTCAAACACTAAACAAAGTGGTATAAACA tgaaaaaTTGCGAAGAATCTTTACAGCATCATGCTATGACTGTGCTTAACATAGACCCAACCCTGGCAAATGGTCATGTAGAAATCACTGCTCCAAAA gtaTCTGATGAAGCTCGAACAATACAGATTTGGATCCCAGTGGAGCCTTTCCAAAACGTCTCTGATGGAATAGTTGGAATAGTTACCTCCAATTCCATTCAGCAGTTTATT ACGAAAAATGTTTCTATAATGTCTGAAGTCATACAGATTGAAGTTTTTGGGCGTGACATTGCGAATTTGACCAATCCACTTATAATACATTTCTCAGTGAATAATTACACAAACAACTCAAGC AAAAGGTACACATATTCCTGTCAATACTATGATAAACAAG GAAACAACACCTGGAAAACAGATGGCTGTAACACCACTCAGATCAGTGATGGTGTTGTGGAGTGCTCCTGTGACCACATGACCCCATTTGCTGTGCTTCTG GTTGAGGTGAATAACATTGATGGACAACAATGGGAAATATTGTCATATATCAGCTACGTAGGCTGCAGTCTGTCTGCGGTCTTTTCTGCTTTCTCTGTCTTGACGTTCATTTTCAACAG GAATGCAAGAGCAGAAGTGTCCAGCAGCATTCACGTGTCTCTGAGTAGCGCTTTGTTTCTCCTCAACATGAGCTTTATGTTCAGTGAGTGGGCCGCTACATGGACAGTGaaagaagtgtgtgtgtttactgctGTGACTATACACTACAGCCTGCTGTGTTCTTTCACCTGGATGGCTGTTGAAGCCTTGCACCTCTACCTTCTTTTAGGCAGAGTCTTCAACATTTACATCAAACACTACATGGTCAAGTTGTCCCTGATCGGATGGG GTGTCCCTGCTGTTCTTGTTGGATGTTTGCTGTCAATTCAGCAACTCACCCGTCCATTTTATGGCTATAAAAATGTGACCTTATCAAATTCAAATGCAACAAATCTAGT TTGCTGGATCACAGAGCCTCTCATCCTGTACGGCGTGAACCTTTGCTACTTCACCATTGTATTCCTGTTCAACACAATAGTTTTAATCACAGTGTCGAGACAGATTTTTAAGCTAAAGAAAGTGGATAACAAGCATAAGAAAATACCAGTGAAGGATGCCAGCACAGTGCTAGGCTTCATGTGTCTGCTGGGTACATCATGGGGTCTGGTTTTTCTTGGCTCTGGATATACCAGCTATCCAATACTCTATGTATTCTGCATTTCAAACACAATGCAAG GGTTTTCTATCTTTCTGTGGATGTGTCGGACAACAAGGCcagaaaaacagaaagcagCTCATACCAAGTCTTTATCCAGTGTAGATACCTTCaccactgaaaaacaaaaacaatag
- the LOC127161997 gene encoding adhesion G-protein coupled receptor G2 isoform X2, whose protein sequence is MKNCEESLQHHAMTVLNIDPTLANGHVEITAPKVSDEARTIQIWIPVEPFQNVSDGIVGIVTSNSIQQFITKNVSIMSEVIQIEVFGRDIANLTNPLIIHFSVNNYTNNSSKRYTYSCQYYDKQGNNTWKTDGCNTTQISDGVVECSCDHMTPFAVLLVEVNNIDGQQWEILSYISYVGCSLSAVFSAFSVLTFIFNRNARAEVSSSIHVSLSSALFLLNMSFMFSEWAATWTVKEVCVFTAVTIHYSLLCSFTWMAVEALHLYLLLGRVFNIYIKHYMVKLSLIGWGVPAVLVGCLLSIQQLTRPFYGYKNVTLSNSNATNLVCWITEPLILYGVNLCYFTIVFLFNTIVLITVSRQIFKLKKVDNKHKKIPVKDASTVLGFMCLLGTSWGLVFLGSGYTSYPILYVFCISNTMQGFSIFLWMCRTTRPEKQKAAHTKSLSSVDTFTTEKQKQ, encoded by the exons A tgaaaaaTTGCGAAGAATCTTTACAGCATCATGCTATGACTGTGCTTAACATAGACCCAACCCTGGCAAATGGTCATGTAGAAATCACTGCTCCAAAA gtaTCTGATGAAGCTCGAACAATACAGATTTGGATCCCAGTGGAGCCTTTCCAAAACGTCTCTGATGGAATAGTTGGAATAGTTACCTCCAATTCCATTCAGCAGTTTATT ACGAAAAATGTTTCTATAATGTCTGAAGTCATACAGATTGAAGTTTTTGGGCGTGACATTGCGAATTTGACCAATCCACTTATAATACATTTCTCAGTGAATAATTACACAAACAACTCAAGC AAAAGGTACACATATTCCTGTCAATACTATGATAAACAAG GAAACAACACCTGGAAAACAGATGGCTGTAACACCACTCAGATCAGTGATGGTGTTGTGGAGTGCTCCTGTGACCACATGACCCCATTTGCTGTGCTTCTG GTTGAGGTGAATAACATTGATGGACAACAATGGGAAATATTGTCATATATCAGCTACGTAGGCTGCAGTCTGTCTGCGGTCTTTTCTGCTTTCTCTGTCTTGACGTTCATTTTCAACAG GAATGCAAGAGCAGAAGTGTCCAGCAGCATTCACGTGTCTCTGAGTAGCGCTTTGTTTCTCCTCAACATGAGCTTTATGTTCAGTGAGTGGGCCGCTACATGGACAGTGaaagaagtgtgtgtgtttactgctGTGACTATACACTACAGCCTGCTGTGTTCTTTCACCTGGATGGCTGTTGAAGCCTTGCACCTCTACCTTCTTTTAGGCAGAGTCTTCAACATTTACATCAAACACTACATGGTCAAGTTGTCCCTGATCGGATGGG GTGTCCCTGCTGTTCTTGTTGGATGTTTGCTGTCAATTCAGCAACTCACCCGTCCATTTTATGGCTATAAAAATGTGACCTTATCAAATTCAAATGCAACAAATCTAGT TTGCTGGATCACAGAGCCTCTCATCCTGTACGGCGTGAACCTTTGCTACTTCACCATTGTATTCCTGTTCAACACAATAGTTTTAATCACAGTGTCGAGACAGATTTTTAAGCTAAAGAAAGTGGATAACAAGCATAAGAAAATACCAGTGAAGGATGCCAGCACAGTGCTAGGCTTCATGTGTCTGCTGGGTACATCATGGGGTCTGGTTTTTCTTGGCTCTGGATATACCAGCTATCCAATACTCTATGTATTCTGCATTTCAAACACAATGCAAG GGTTTTCTATCTTTCTGTGGATGTGTCGGACAACAAGGCcagaaaaacagaaagcagCTCATACCAAGTCTTTATCCAGTGTAGATACCTTCaccactgaaaaacaaaaacaatag